A single region of the Brassica rapa cultivar Chiifu-401-42 chromosome A03, CAAS_Brap_v3.01, whole genome shotgun sequence genome encodes:
- the LOC103862415 gene encoding uncharacterized protein LOC103862415 isoform X2 has product MVSSCLSYKRYTYIHENENEPTRGAIDIHHVIINGSRVTGYARLWWLAFFLVGLAIIMYFLLGKDNPVRTLSWSCLLSGFFVMIQSRKFVKKESVIIMPTFGIQLETQYLRFIPIGKILKPVLVECVTPVTCYWSLSLFLRGEEQLTLVFKELRPSLKMLVPIWKALCAVSGTDQREMMTEEEHVVAG; this is encoded by the exons ATGGTGAGCTCGTGTCTATCGTATAAGAGATACACTTACATACACGAAAATGAAAATGAGCCAACCAGAGGAGCTATTGACATCCACCATGTGATCATCAACGGAAGCAGAGTAACTGGTTATGCCCGTCTTTGGTGGCTTGCTTTCTTCCTTGTGGGTTTGGCTATTATCATGTACTTTCTTCTTGGGAAG GACAATCCAGTTAGGACTCTTTCTTGGAGCTGCCTTTTAAGTGGTTTCTTTGTTATGATACAAAGCCGGAAGTTTGTCAAGAAAG AATCTGTTATAATCATGCCAACCTTTGGGATCCAACTTGAAACCCAATATTTAAG GTTTATCCCTATTGGCAAGATTTTGAAGCCTGTGCTGGTCGAATGCGTCACCCCCGTTACATGTTACTGGAGTCTCTCCTTGTTTCTGCGTGGCGAAGAACAGCTTACGTTGGTGTTTAAG GAATTGCGCCCGTCATTGAAGATGTTGGTTCCCATTTGGAAGGCATTGTGTGCTGTTAGTGGCACAGACCAACGTGAAATGATGACTGAAGAAGAACATGTTGTAGCTGGTTAA
- the LOC103862417 gene encoding WUSCHEL-related homeobox 13, with translation MMEWDNQQQASNNPSSNLQGIDANGGSGSGGMYVKVMTDEQLETLRKQIAIYATICERLVEMHKTLTSQQDLAGRVGGLYADPTFGHKMTGGRQRWTPTPVQLQILERIFDQGIGTPSKQKIKDITEELSQHGPIAEQNVYNWFQNRRARSKRKQHGGGGGGGVGSSNNNNGETEVETDQTETVNEKRKMPESLLVLPDGNNNNGIGTTSATSPRAEEDLCFHCPEMSSDLHLLGVLSNPRDEHLVGKMGMSESYNLYDHVEDYGM, from the exons ATGATGGAGTGGGACAATCAGCAGCAAGCCAGTAACAATCCTTCTTCAAATCTTCAAGGGATCGACGCTAATGGAGGCTCAGGCTCAGGAGGAATGTACGTGAAGGTGATGACCGACGAGCAGCTCGAAACTCTGAGGAAACAGATTGCTATCTACGCCACCATTTGCGAACGTCTCGTCGAGATGCACAAAACCCTCACTTCTCAGCAAGATCTTGCAG GGAGAGTGGGAGGTCTATATGCAGACCCAACGTTTGGTCACAAGATGACAGGTGGTAGGCAGAGGTGGACTCCTACTCCAGTTCAGCTTCAGATTCTGGAGCGTATATTCGACCAAGGGATAGGGACACCGAGCAAGCAGAAGATCAAAGACATAACCGAGGAGCTGAGCCAACACGGTCCGATAGCTGAGCAAAATGTTTACAATTGGTTCCAGAACCGGCGTGCTCGGTCCAAGAGGAAGCAgcatggtggtggtggtggtggtggtgttggTTCTTCTAACAACAACAATGGTGAGACTGAAGTAGAGACTGATCAAACTGAGACGGTGAATGAGAAGAGAAAGATGCCAGAGAGTCTTCTTGTTCTTCCTGATGGAAACAACAACAATGGCATTGGGACAACAAGTGCTACTAGTCCTAGGGCTGAAGAAGATCTTTGCTTTCATTGTCCTGAGATGAGTTCTGATCTTCACTTGCTTGGAGTCCTATCAAATCCaa GGGATGAGCATCTTGTAGGAAAGATGGGAATGTCTGAAAGCTACAACCTTTATGATCATGTTGAAGATTATGGCATGTAG
- the LOC103862415 gene encoding uncharacterized protein LOC103862415 isoform X1, which translates to MVSSCLSYKRYTYIHENENEPTRGAIDIHHVIINGSRVTGYARLWWLAFFLVGLAIIMYFLLGKDNPVRTLSWSCLLSGFFVMIQSRKFVKKESVIIMPTFGIQLETQYLSGKTVSRFIPIGKILKPVLVECVTPVTCYWSLSLFLRGEEQLTLVFKELRPSLKMLVPIWKALCAVSGTDQREMMTEEEHVVAG; encoded by the exons ATGGTGAGCTCGTGTCTATCGTATAAGAGATACACTTACATACACGAAAATGAAAATGAGCCAACCAGAGGAGCTATTGACATCCACCATGTGATCATCAACGGAAGCAGAGTAACTGGTTATGCCCGTCTTTGGTGGCTTGCTTTCTTCCTTGTGGGTTTGGCTATTATCATGTACTTTCTTCTTGGGAAG GACAATCCAGTTAGGACTCTTTCTTGGAGCTGCCTTTTAAGTGGTTTCTTTGTTATGATACAAAGCCGGAAGTTTGTCAAGAAAG AATCTGTTATAATCATGCCAACCTTTGGGATCCAACTTGAAACCCAATATTTAAG TGGAAAAACTGTCTCCAGGTTTATCCCTATTGGCAAGATTTTGAAGCCTGTGCTGGTCGAATGCGTCACCCCCGTTACATGTTACTGGAGTCTCTCCTTGTTTCTGCGTGGCGAAGAACAGCTTACGTTGGTGTTTAAG GAATTGCGCCCGTCATTGAAGATGTTGGTTCCCATTTGGAAGGCATTGTGTGCTGTTAGTGGCACAGACCAACGTGAAATGATGACTGAAGAAGAACATGTTGTAGCTGGTTAA